In one window of Microscilla marina ATCC 23134 DNA:
- a CDS encoding GNAT family N-acetyltransferase → MNLKNYYEGLTSERLIFRKLTLADIDDWLEFYYNNDSLKYLGINLKRTPEVMAKAWITTQIERYNKNEYGQLAMINKQSNELIGTRGFKLTQFRGQNYVESAGSVKPRYWRQGYGFESATCMYDYIFSQNDHNMVLVYCHLNNVSSEKNLQKLGFVKVENQYTLERTVVVYKLLRSVWQKRKIKDKAAGIL, encoded by the coding sequence ATGAACTTAAAGAATTATTATGAAGGCCTTACTTCTGAACGGTTGATTTTTAGAAAGCTCACCTTGGCAGACATAGATGACTGGCTAGAGTTTTATTATAATAATGACAGTCTCAAGTACTTGGGTATCAATTTGAAGCGTACCCCCGAAGTAATGGCAAAAGCCTGGATAACAACTCAAATAGAGCGGTACAACAAAAATGAATATGGGCAGTTGGCAATGATCAATAAACAAAGTAACGAGTTGATTGGTACCAGAGGCTTTAAACTTACCCAGTTTAGGGGACAAAACTATGTAGAGAGTGCAGGCTCTGTTAAGCCTCGTTACTGGAGACAAGGCTATGGTTTTGAAAGCGCAACTTGTATGTACGATTATATTTTTTCACAAAATGATCACAACATGGTCTTGGTCTATTGTCATTTAAATAATGTGTCATCTGAAAAAAACTTACAAAAACTGGGCTTTGTAAAGGTCGAAAATCAGTATACATTAGAAAGAACAGTGGTGGTGTATAAATTACTTCGTTCTGTTTGGCAAAAACGTAAAATAAAAGATAAGGCAGCTGGAATATTATAG